A single region of the Asterias amurensis chromosome 19, ASM3211899v1 genome encodes:
- the LOC139951672 gene encoding uncharacterized protein isoform X1, whose product MDTEDLRGHPIDENEVNRRTELITNAAEKYLNGEVSETDNATTVETVMAQQLLTTTPLEMGLQMHNITTDVSQDRKKRDSHNEIERRRKCKINIGIIKLGDIIPICQTTKMSKNQILEQACLYIDELREQKEKLLLANTSDPEAAEEIKKLRKENEKLRAENKRNQEIIQDMESHPNGMVEQPKVTSRHSRKSDRGSSASATSKAAATAQTKPHITYLPGGPNQVTVAVQGMNQMQQPHVIGGGQTTLVGNLQGTPGGMAILQPNPNGSGYILVPAVNKYTSTSIPSQQISNQTSVVVSMSGNQATNQVVIGNQASQPVSLSQASIEGSVVTTQAQMTSGQQVGPQQQQSTQLNTSISDTTTAQSTMVTQAVNTPITTPGNQNTVLVQSGNVQAPGQVQSVRYIVPLVQGAGQSGTTQSGNQAIMLTLPVRQGQNVPIRIAPSSAAPSTRSSQPMILPQPASGGTSVNAQIMQGSESTTKSKKKSLSKVKSISETETEPSRTGSPSMSQTAGQQHVNMATPPPGGVVRLPVAGTGAETSNIIVNSQGQQIVMQKPQNQGMSQNVMPMQIVQQSRPMTTQNLVYIQQNGQLIPVILQQQSNQAAAGSGTQPIMQPIQQQQQQPQQTGVNQNYVTLPINQSGNRVLQTSNGGQYIMSGQGFQNTMPVNTQQGAPANTGVSFTHQASPSTIVTGQGGGSSQQNILHVLKQEPQSVDDQKGFVTPGESNILAPLNVLTSGQESSDRNEDDIADYSNDRDNDILAKAAESIFSPNSMEESSPLLNFSDISGSGVDIKPNITQQSINSAGMVTLQSGLSIHQQNLGRELPTNFSTPLHNVVSTSDDTIDTSTHHHEKHKPKKKKKKKNKEKDKEKKKHHHHHHSHSSKTGTPNDDAVPMSKSGDVSLEGSPCERANMIAESLLQSWMEKPDATDKEVDIPGSTTLTSNYSTEALIAGNSTNLPIVSSANSIAVCGSTDSTPTNSSNAFTSFPSFNFGSDILSSSMSVSGLPTYIEEESDFQKNDSGVNSLKELTNLRDSITSLSGGQSVVPQQQGVDSVSNLNSEQPVAPANSIHPGAVIAQSEAPPVSSTQSFMLDSPTVSQASVATSDSSAAGFVSPIPSIFSINSSIPESGVQKSDSCTATPVANESDQDLISTQVVQQSAWISHHSKASELARGLQPARTQTQPPPSSVTTPIQMPVPSTSSDVSQQGGSGLFSPLWLSPSSSLGSKQAPTSQTPSQESPPLSFSREMSEGSFPSSDPMQNMGDTSSNIQQEQPQLMDLNKTAMPSQDGLRGMQHLPTSGSHGSQLERPSILDVTPTVTAMGNLDSPHSSADSCISWNPGNMNRSHRVDDHGGIGRGTPEFPNPLPAQTRPGGMGRSTPEFPNPSPAQGRTGAMGRATPDFPNPSPGQARTGAVGRATPEFQNPSPVQTRTGGMGRSTPDFPNSMPAQTRPGGMGRITPDFPSPSPVQTRTGAMGRSTPDFPNPSPVQARTGAMGRATPEFQNPSTVQTRSGVMGRSTPDYPNPSPVQTRTGVMGRGTHEFPNPLSVQTRTNSELQGPTETLLQVALEQPNTATQNNGGSVDNIGLQNLMSLAESTARPRTETISLTTPTPLTSPPGRSPESASNAGKKSQPGKTFSIKNLHRTLTSEITESPKRPKSPSPVEEPPQKPKSVEKTIPPLKIKIPKSKRKSSCQKEQPERPVNNSEVKLVKGAPPSDMDQIGKRELNPNLIDKYPWLAEGEEDGDGSPATAGEYNQSRDKHSFSVQNISQSSQRSGRKDSSLVMTIQRRENRQVVKEKPKASNPSSAAVTSSQSPAQVHSLWNPSNNEGYGRPNVSRTESSSLYSSHLNDAPAGMRTNTNVTSSSPVVQHNQQLQSQPVDVSQQFSMPMNREPNPVVPPVVEKVKTKKPTRRGSNSSSHSIRSSSEPDCSPMQPCISEHSSPSGFPDLQVHNLTSDSQPGQTTQTNSIRSQRQSPVINVPHQQPQSSSNVPDPKRYPFQQNQNPMFLHHEESRPGSNHVSNSYQNSFQNFMQTARGTDFLGQSTDPTDPIDFNLNMFDNQKQNLTDQNVVNASRDSRQEESRGINRQVHSQPSYISQSEMAQVSDPSQETQNKSVIYTQSDMSHSARFGTTQTQSMNVQQHGQAVKRVSNTPAQSNPAKRASIHHNHHNLPHMPPQDQQRQSNISMELHHATSVADTRTTTHSMHQAMVSSHATTMRRTNPNERTLTSAQSQRQTFESVQSAPRFQEGSTKGRKRGGQSSEQFFHGLSQGQSIDSSLRHIDVSGQEQSNWPGFSTQRTPESSEPFLPLFSSSGMTPSQNAPSSSTNASIVSSLSPSTSRRLRGNELPTYLPHLPGPILPSPTQSNKSHQNRNESDIGPPFNAMFGPGRPGSIPMNVAPNFPVFTEHQTPHTFNVGKTAQISGGVNVPPPFNFSLFNDQHSQPGHCNDPPLIPAMHLHSNPALQMEDGMALRGNVGARHPQSFGNNVRIDSLLSQGAPPDGRPFKVGMPMGPHYHSTFPF is encoded by the exons ATGGATACAGAAGATCTTCGAGGCCATCCAATTGACGAAAATGAGGTTAACCGAAGAACGGAATTGATAACAAATGCCGCTGAAAAGTACTTGAATGGTGAAGTGTCGGAAACAGACAACGCTACGACGGTCGAAACAG TGATGGCTCAACAGTTGTTGACAACCACTCCATTGGAGATGGGACTGCAGATGCACAACATTACCACAGACGTCTC ACAAGACAGAAAGAAGAGAGACTCGCATAATGAGATCGAACGGCGTCGGAAATGCAAGATCAACATCGGCATCATTAAACTTGGGGATATCATCCCGATATGTCAGACAACCAAAATG AGCAAGAATCAGATACTGGAGCAGGCGTGTCTTTACATTGATGAACTCCGAGAACAGAAAGAGAAACTCCTCCTGGCAAACACCTCCGACCCAGAAG CCGCTGAAGAAATCAAGAAACTTCGGAAGGAAAACGAGAAATTGAGAGCGGAGAACAAACGCAACCAGGAGATCATCCAAGACATGGAGTCTCATCCAAATGGGATGGTGGAGCAACCAAAAGTTACTTCAAGACACTCCAGGAAGTCTGACCGTGGGAGCAGTGCGTCTGCCACGAGCAAAGCAGCTGCGACAGCGCAGACGAAGCCACACATAACCTACTTGCCAGGAGGACCTAATCAAGTCACAGTCGCCGTCCAAGGAATGAACCAGATGCAACAACCTCACGTCATCGGTGGCGGACAGACAACACTTGTTGGGAACCTTCAGGGCACCCCAGGTGGAATGGCCATCCTCCAGCCTAATCCCAATGGTTCGGGGTATATTCTTGTCCCGGCTGTGAATAAATACACAAGCACATCGATTCCTTCCCAGCAAATTTCCAATCAAACTTCAGTCGTTGTGAGCATGTCTGGTAACCAGGCGACCAATCAAGTTGTCATCGGCAACCAAGCCTCGCAGCCAGTGTCGCTAAGTCAGGCCAGCATCGAAGGAAGTGTTGTTACGACCCAGGCGCAGATGACGAGCGGGCAGCAGGTGGGGCCACAACAGCAGCAGTCGACACAACTCAATACAAGCATCTCCGATACAACCACAGCTCAGAGCACAATGGTGACCCAGGCCGTAAACACACCGATAACAACACCAGGGAATCAGAATACCGTCCTGGTGCAGAGTGGTAACGTCCAGGCACCTGGTCAGGTCCAGTCAGTGCGATACATCGTACCACTCGTACAAGGTGCTGGACAGAGCGGAACCACCCAGTCAGGTAATCAAGCGATCATGCTGACCCTTCCTGTTCGCCAAGGACAGAATGTACCTATTCGCATTGCCCCATCATCAGCTGCACCCTCAACTCGTTCCTCGCAGCCTATGATCTTGCCCCAGCCTGCCTCTGGTGGTACCAGTGTTAACGCTCAGATAATgcaaggatctgaaagcacaacgaAATCCAAGAAAAAGTCACTGTCAAAGGTCAAAAGTATTTCAGAGACCGAAACCGAGCCTTCACGTACAGGCTCACCCTCCATGAGTCAGACAGCCGGTCAGCAGCATGTAAATATGGCTACTCCACCACCAGGCGGTGTAGTTCGTCTACCTGTCGCTGGAACAGGGGCTGAGACTAGTAACATTATCGTCAACTCACAAGGCCAGCAAATTGTTATGCAGAAGCCACAAAATCAAGGAATGTCGCAGAATGTCATGCCGATGCAGATAGTGCAGCAGAGTAGACCAATGACGACGCAGAATCTGGTCTACATTCAACAGAACGGGCAGTTGATTCCTGTGATTCTGCAGCAGCAGAGCAATCAGGCAGCAGCGGGTTCCGGAACACAGCCCATCATGCAGCCgatacaacagcagcagcaacaaccacaacaaacagGTGTCAATCAGAACTATGTGACTCTACCCATCAATCAGTCCGGGAATAGAGTCTTACAGACCAGCAACGGGGGACAGTACATCATGTCCGGCCAAGGATTTCAAAACACAATGCCTGTGAATACTCAACAGGGTGCTCCTGCAAACACAGGTGTGAGCTTCACACACCAAGCCAGTCCAAGCACCATTGTGACAGGCCAAGGTGGAGGCTCTTCGCAGCAAAACATTCTTCATGTCCTGAAACAGGAGCCTCAGTCTGTTGACGACCAGAAGGGTTTTGTAACTCCTGGGGAATCCAACATTCTAGCTCCGCTCAACGTACTTACGTCAGGGCAGGAGTCTTCCGACCGTAACGAAGATGACATAGCAGATTATTCAAACGACAGAGACAATGATATCCTTGCCAAAGCCGCAGAGTCTATCTTCTCACCGAATTCGATGGAGgagagctctccattgctgaaTTTCAGCGACATCTCAGGGTCTGGAGTTGACATCAAGCCTAACATAACCCAGCAAAGCATAAACAGCGCTGGTATGGTGACCTTACAGTCAGGTTTATCAATTCATCAGCAAAACCTGGGCCGTGAGTTGCCGACCAACTTCTCTACCCCTCTGCACAATGTGGTGTCCACCTCTGACGACACGATAGATACGTCAACGCACCATCATGAAAAGCACAAGcccaagaagaaaaagaaaaagaaaaacaaggagAAGGACAAAGAGAAGAAGAAACACCACCATCATCatcacagccactcctccaaAACTGGAACACCAAACGACGACGCGGTACCCATGAGTAAGTCAGGTGATGTGTCTCTTGAGGGATCACCTTGTGAGAGAGCTAACATGATCGCAGAGTCCTTGCTACAAAGCTGGATGGAAAAACCAGATGCTACAGACAAGGAAGTAGACATACCTGGATCAACAACTCTAACATCAAACTACTCAACTGAAGCTCTAATAGCTGGCAACTCAACAAACCTGCCTATTGTCTCATCTGCCAACAGCATCGCTGTTTGTGGCTCAACAGACTCAACCCCAACCAATTCAAGTAATGCTTTTACATCGTTTCCATCCTTCAATTTCGGAAGTGATATTCTGAGCAGCTCAATGAGTGTCAGCGGTCTACCTACATACATCGAAGAAGAGTCAGACTTTCAAAAGAACGACAGTGGAGTGAATTCCCTGAAAGAATTGACGAATCTTCGAGACTCCATCACCTCTCTGAGTGGTGGACAGTCTGTTGTCCCTCAACAGCAAGGTGTGGATTCCGTATCAAATCTTAACTCTGAGCAACCTGTAGCTCCTGCTAACAGCATCCATCCAGGTGCAGTTATTGCACAGAGTGAGGCCCCACCGGTTTCATCCACGCAAAGCTTTATGTTAGACTCGCCGACAGTCAGTCAAGCTTCGGTGGCAACATCGGACAGTAGCGCGGCCGGTTTTGTCTCACCAATCCCGAGTATCTTCTCCATCAACTCATCAATCCCGGAGAGCGGTGTCCAAAAGTCTGACTCGTGCACAGCTACCCCTGTTGCCAATGAGAGTGATCAGGATTTAATATCAACTCAGGTTGTACAGCAATCAGCGTGGATATCCCACCACTCTAAAGCATCAGAGCTTGCCCGTGGATTGCAGCCAGCCAGAACTCAGACACAACCTCCACCGTCCAGTGTTACTACCCCTATTCAGATGCCCGTGCCATCGACATCTTCAGACGTGAGCCAGCAAGGAGGGTCTGGGCTGTTTTCTCCACTTTGGCTGAGTCCTTCGTCCTCTCTCGGCAGCAAGCAAGCTCCCACATCACAAACACCGAGTCAAGAATCACCACCTCTCAGCTTCAGCCGTGAAATGTCTGAAGGTTCGTTCCCATCGTCAGATCCAATGCAAAACATGGGAGACACGTCTTCAAATATTCAACAAGAGCAGCCCCAACTAATGGACTTGAACAAAACTGCAATGCCAAGTCAAGACGGCCTGAGAGGAATGCAACATCTGCCAACAAGTGGGAGTCATGGTTCCCAACTGGAACGTCCCTCCATCTTAGACGTTACACCAACGGTGACTGCCATGGGTAATCTTGATTCACCCCATTCTTCAGCAGATTCATGTATTTCCTGGAACCCTGGTAACATGAACAGAAGTCATAGAGTAGATGACCACGGAGGAATTGGTAGAGGTACACCCGAATTTCCAAACCCCCTGCCAGCTCAAACACGGCCTGGAGGAATGGGTCGAAGTACACCTGAATTCCCAAACCCCTCACCAGCTCAAGGTAGGACAGGAGCAATGGGTAGAGCCACCCCTGATTTCCCAAATCCCTCGCCAGGTCAAGCTAGAACGGGAGCAGTGGGTAGAGCTACTCCTGAATTCCAGAACCCCTCGCCAGTTCAAACTAGGACAGGAGGAATGGGTCGCAGTACACCTGATTTTCCAAATTCCATGCCAGCTCAAACACGGCCAGGAGGAATGGGTCGAATCACACCTGATTTCCCAAGCCCTTCGCCTGTTCAAACTAGGACGGGAGCAATGGGTCGAAGTACACCTGATTTTCCAAATCCCTCGCCAGTTCAAGCTAGGACGGGAGCAATGGGTAGAGCCACACCTGAATTCCAGAACCCATCGACAGTTCAAACTAGGTCAGGAGTAATGGGTCGAAGTACACCTGATTATCCAAACCCCTCGCCAGTTCAAACACGGACAGGAGTAATGGGTCGAGGCACACATGAATTCCCGAACCCCTTGTCAGTTCAAACTAGGACAAATTCAGAGCTCCAAGGCCCAACAGAGACTCTACTGCAAGTGGCGCTCGAGCAACCCAACACAGCAACCCAGAATAATGGTGGTAGTGTTGACAATATTGGTCTCCAAAACCTCATGTCTTTAGCGGAAAGTACGGCAAGACCGAGAACTGAAACCATCAGTTTGACAACACCAACACCCTTGACGTCTCCTCCGGGACGATCTCCAGAGAGCGCATCAAATGCAGGAAAGAAATCCCAGCCTGGAAAGACATTCTCCATTAAAAATCTCCACCGAACCCTGACCTCGGAAATTACAGAGTCTCCGAAGAGACCTAAAAGTCCCTCTCCTGTCGAGGAACCACCCCAGAAGCCTAAATCAGTAGAGAAAACCATTCCCCCGCTGAAAATAAAAATCCCCAAGAGCAAGCGGAAGTCCAGCTGCCAGAAGGAACAGCCTGAGAGGCCTGTGAACAACAGTGAGGTCAAACTGGTTAAAGGGGCGCCCCCAAGCGATATGGATCAGATTGGAAAACGAGAGCTGAACCCAAATCTGATTGATAAGTATCCTTGGTTGGCGGAAGGAGAAGAGGATGGAGATGGCAGTCCGGCTACAGCTGGGGAGTACAACCAGTCCAGGGATAAACACTCCTTCAGTGTACAGAATATCTCTCAGAGCTCACAGCGTAGCGGCCGTAAGGATTCCAGTCTTGTGATGACAATCCAGAGGAGGGAAAACAGACAAGTTGTGAAGGAGAAGCCGAAAGCTAGCAATCCTTCATCAGCCGCGGTGACGTCCTCGCAATCACCTGCCCAGGTGCATTCCCTCTGGAACCCGTCCAATAATGAGGGATATGGTCGTCCCAATGTTTCCCGAACAGAAAGCTCATCGTTGTATTCCTCTCATCTTAACGATGCGCCAGCCGGGATGAGAACCAACACTAATGTGACGAGTTCATCTCCTGTAGTTCAGCACAATCAACAGCTTCAATCTCAACCTGTTGATGTATCGCAGCAATTCTCTATGCCCATGAATCGAGAGCCAAACCCAGTCGTTCCTCCTGTCGTCGAGAAGGTAAAAACCAAGAAGCCGACCCGCAGGGGATCAAATAGCTCTAGTCATTCAATAAGGAGTAGTTCGGAGCCGGACTGCTCCCCCATGCAGCCTTGTATCAGTGAACACTCCTCGCCTTCGGGATTCCCAGATCTCCAGGTGCACAATCTAACATCGGATTCTCAGCCTGGGCAGACAACTCAGACAAACAGCATCCGCAGTCAGAGGCAGTCTCCGGTGATCAACGTCCCCCACCAACAACCGCAGAGCAGCAGCAACGTGCCTGATCCCAAGCGTTACCCATTCCAGCAGAACCAGAACCCCATGTTTCTTCATCACGAAGAGTCACGTCCAGGTTCTAACCATGTATCAAATTCCTACCAAAACTCTTTCCAGAACTTCATGCAGACTGCAAGAGGAACAGATTTTCTTGGGCAGTCAACAGACCCAACAGACCCTATTGACTTTAATCTGAATATGTTTGATAACCAGAAGCAAAACCTAACAGATCAAAATGTGGTCAATGCCTCTAGGGACTCCAGACAAGAGGAAAGCAGAGGAATAAATAGACAGGTGCACTCACAGCCATCCTACATCAGCCAAAGTGAGATGGCGCAGGTATCAGATCCGTCCCAGGAAACGCAAAATAAGAGCGTCATCTACACCCAATCAGACATGAGTCATTCTGCGCGCTTCGGAACAACACAGACGCAGTCGATGAATGTCCAGCAGCATGGTCAAGCGGTCAAGAGAGTATCAAACACGCCGGCTCAGAGCAACCCCGCAAAGCGTGCCAGCATACACCACAATCATCATAATTTACCGCACATGCCACCGCAGGACCAGCAGCGACAGTCCAACATTTCTATGGAATTGCATCACGCGACGAGTGTCGCCGATACCAGGACGACGACACATTCCATGCATCAAGCCATGGTGTCCTCGCATGCTACGACCATGCGCAGAACCAACCCAAATGAAAGAACGTTAACGAGTGCCCAATCTCAGAGGCAGACCTTTGAGAGTGTGCAGAGTGCTCCCAGATTCCAGGAGGGCTCCACGAAGGGGCGGAAACGCGGTGGCCAGAGCTCGGAACAGTTTTTCCATGGTTTAAGCCAAGGGCAGAGTATTGACAGCTCTTTACGACATATAGATGTCAGCGGTCAAGAGCAGTCAAACTGGCCTGGATTCTCGACGCAACGAACCCCTGAATCCTCCGAACCTTTCCTTCCGTTGTTCTCCTCCTCGGGGATGACTCCTAGTCAAAATGCGCCTTCATCGTCCACGAATGCCTCAATTGTGTCAAGTTTATCCCCGTCCACATCCCGTAGGTTACGTGGGAATGAACTCCCGACCTACTTACCTCATTTGCCGGGGCCTATCCTCCCAAGTCCGACGCAGTCAAATAAGTCCCATCAGAACCGCAATGAGTCAGACATTGGACCTCCTTTCAATGCTATGTTCGGACCCGGAAGACCTGGAAGCATCCCAATGAATGTCGCACCTAACTTTCCTGTCTTCACCGAGCACCAAACTCCACACACCTTCAACGTTGGCAAGACAGCGCAGATCAGCGGCGGGGTCAACGTTCCCCCACCTTTCAACTTCAGCCTGTTCAACGACCAGCACTCGCAACCCGGTCACTGCAACGATCCACCGTTAATCCCAGCTATGCACCTCCACAGTAACCCAGCACTCCAGATGGAAGACGGAATGGCACTCCGAGGTAATGTAGGAGCGAGACATCCGCAGTCATTTGGTAATAATGTAAGAATTGACAGTCTTTTATCACAAGGGGCACCACCCGATGGTCGCCCATTCAAAGTGGGCATGCCAATGGGTCCTCACTACCATTCAACGTTCCCATTCTAA